A genomic segment from Neobacillus sp. YX16 encodes:
- a CDS encoding extracellular solute-binding protein: MKKFLVLLFTFVLVFTLAACNSSSSSSNEESKPKEDKKDEPVTLRIAWWGSQPRHDYTLEIIKMYEEKNPNVKIEAEYAAWDDYWKKLAPQAAANELPDIVQMDLSYFSQYAQNDQIADLTSFVDKQINTKDIAENIINGGKLGDKLYGINAGVNVVGFHHDPAVLAKAGVNSIPENWTWDDYKEIAAKAKAAGVFMDTGMKADVFFNYYLRTQGKSLYSKDGASLGYKDDKLFEDFFNMTAGLVKDKAVPTPDFLAQLKGIEDDPVVTQNAIGIWQWSNQFVGLQQVANRELAIAPMPGPNSENGLYLKPSMFWSVGNNSEHKEEAAKFIDFMINDIEANKLNLGDRGVPGSSVVKEALKPLLSPAQVQVFDYVDWAEGNSSEFDGPDPVGAGEVIETLDSLAEQMAYGNLSVKDAAKQFRQQAESVLAQNKK; encoded by the coding sequence ATGAAGAAATTTTTAGTGCTATTGTTTACTTTTGTTTTAGTTTTTACATTAGCAGCATGTAACAGCAGCAGTTCATCAAGCAATGAAGAATCTAAACCAAAAGAAGACAAAAAAGATGAACCAGTAACTCTTCGTATTGCATGGTGGGGTTCTCAACCACGACATGATTATACTCTAGAAATTATTAAAATGTATGAAGAAAAAAATCCAAATGTAAAAATCGAGGCAGAATATGCAGCTTGGGATGACTACTGGAAGAAGCTAGCTCCACAAGCAGCAGCAAATGAGCTTCCTGATATTGTTCAAATGGACTTATCATACTTCTCACAGTATGCTCAAAATGATCAAATTGCAGATTTAACTTCATTTGTAGACAAACAAATCAATACAAAGGATATTGCTGAAAACATCATTAATGGCGGTAAACTTGGCGACAAGTTATATGGAATTAATGCTGGTGTAAACGTTGTTGGATTCCATCATGATCCAGCAGTACTTGCAAAAGCTGGTGTAAATTCTATACCTGAAAATTGGACTTGGGACGATTACAAAGAAATCGCAGCAAAAGCAAAAGCTGCTGGAGTATTTATGGATACAGGAATGAAAGCCGATGTATTCTTCAACTACTACTTAAGAACACAAGGAAAGTCACTATATAGCAAAGATGGTGCATCTCTAGGATATAAAGATGACAAGCTGTTCGAAGATTTCTTCAACATGACAGCTGGTTTAGTTAAGGATAAAGCGGTTCCTACACCTGACTTCTTAGCACAGTTAAAAGGGATTGAAGATGATCCTGTCGTTACTCAAAATGCAATTGGTATCTGGCAATGGTCTAACCAGTTTGTAGGGCTTCAACAAGTGGCGAATAGAGAACTTGCTATTGCTCCAATGCCAGGTCCTAACAGTGAAAATGGTTTATATTTAAAACCTAGTATGTTCTGGTCTGTTGGAAATAATTCTGAACATAAAGAAGAAGCAGCAAAGTTTATTGATTTCATGATCAATGATATCGAAGCGAACAAATTAAATCTTGGTGACCGTGGTGTTCCTGGTTCTTCAGTTGTAAAAGAAGCATTAAAGCCATTGCTTTCACCAGCACAAGTCCAAGTATTTGATTATGTAGATTGGGCGGAAGGAAATAGCTCAGAATTCGATGGTCCAGACCCAGTTGGTGCCGGAGAAGTAATTGAAACGCTTGACAGTTTAGCTGAACAAATGGCTTACGGAAATCTATCAGTGAAAGATGCTGCAAAACAGTTTAGACAACAAGCTGAAAGCGTCTTGGCACAAAACAAAAAATAA
- a CDS encoding sugar ABC transporter permease, whose protein sequence is MNTRVIKENVKVDIPIRSVSKRSRAIKENLTGYAFISPFIIGFLAFTLIPIIASLYLSFTNYNLFAAPQWIGIENYKKMFTSDPRLLQSLKVTLIYVLAGVPLRLIFALLIAVILNTTSRAVGLYRSLFYLPSLIGGSVAVAIMWRNVFGDLGIVNILLDLLGLPIVKWFGNPTAALWMLIFLSVWQFGSSMLIFLAGLKGIPRSYYEAASVDGANGIQQFFKITLPMLSPVILFNTVMQTIAAFMTFVPAFIISKGTGGPLDGTLLYSLYLFIQGFEFFNMGYASAMAWVMLLIVGILTVIIFTTSKYWVHYESEGGK, encoded by the coding sequence ATGAATACACGTGTGATAAAGGAAAATGTAAAAGTAGATATCCCCATTCGCTCTGTTAGCAAACGAAGCCGTGCCATCAAGGAAAACTTGACAGGATATGCGTTTATCAGTCCGTTTATTATTGGATTCCTAGCATTTACGTTAATTCCTATAATAGCGTCTTTATATTTATCATTTACAAACTATAATTTATTTGCTGCACCTCAATGGATAGGTATTGAAAACTACAAAAAAATGTTTACATCTGACCCGCGCTTATTGCAATCATTAAAAGTTACACTCATCTATGTACTTGCTGGGGTTCCTTTAAGACTAATATTTGCATTATTAATTGCTGTGATATTAAATACAACTTCAAGAGCAGTTGGACTATATCGCTCATTGTTCTATTTACCATCCCTAATCGGCGGCAGCGTTGCAGTCGCGATTATGTGGCGTAATGTTTTTGGTGATTTAGGTATTGTAAATATTTTACTTGATTTACTTGGACTTCCTATCGTTAAATGGTTCGGTAATCCGACTGCGGCATTATGGATGCTTATCTTCTTGTCAGTATGGCAATTTGGTTCCTCGATGCTGATCTTCTTAGCAGGATTGAAAGGTATTCCAAGAAGTTATTATGAAGCAGCTAGTGTTGATGGAGCCAATGGAATACAGCAATTCTTCAAAATTACCCTTCCAATGCTCAGCCCTGTTATTCTATTCAATACGGTTATGCAAACAATTGCTGCATTTATGACATTCGTACCAGCGTTTATTATCTCAAAAGGTACAGGCGGCCCGTTAGACGGAACACTCCTTTATTCATTATATTTATTCATACAAGGTTTTGAGTTCTTTAATATGGGTTACGCTTCTGCAATGGCATGGGTAATGCTTTTAATCGTAGGAATTTTAACAGTCATTATCTTTACGACATCAAAATATTGGGTTCACTATGAATCGGAAGGAGGCAAATAA
- a CDS encoding carbohydrate ABC transporter permease, which translates to MTSKLKSPRWWIYHILVGAFALLMLYPVIWLVMSSFKPSDTIFITAKSLIPETWIWTNFVDGWKGIGGNSFGVFIKNTAILVVITLLGQVISSAFIAFGFARLEFKGKAIWFGIMMLTLMLPHDVLMVPQYIIFAKLDWLNSIKPLAIPAYFGHPFFIFLLVQFIRTIPRELDEAAIIDGCGTFKIFTKIILPLIKPSLATAAIFSFYWTWESLLGPVLYLNSPTKYTVSMALNMFLSNETVSNWGAMFAMSVVTLIPVFVVFFLFQRHVVEGISTSGLKG; encoded by the coding sequence ATGACATCGAAGTTAAAATCACCAAGATGGTGGATATATCATATACTAGTCGGTGCCTTTGCGCTTTTAATGCTTTATCCAGTTATTTGGCTCGTGATGAGCTCATTTAAACCAAGCGATACAATCTTTATTACGGCTAAATCACTGATTCCAGAAACCTGGATATGGACGAACTTTGTAGACGGGTGGAAAGGGATTGGCGGAAATTCATTCGGTGTTTTTATTAAAAATACTGCCATCCTAGTAGTGATTACCTTACTGGGACAAGTAATATCGTCGGCATTCATTGCCTTCGGCTTTGCTCGTTTAGAGTTTAAAGGAAAAGCGATTTGGTTTGGAATTATGATGCTTACCTTAATGCTCCCGCATGATGTGTTAATGGTACCGCAATATATCATTTTCGCGAAACTTGATTGGCTTAACTCGATTAAACCACTTGCTATCCCAGCATACTTTGGACATCCGTTCTTTATCTTCCTTCTAGTTCAATTTATACGGACGATTCCTAGAGAACTGGACGAAGCGGCGATTATTGATGGCTGTGGTACCTTCAAGATTTTCACGAAGATCATTTTGCCATTAATTAAACCATCTTTAGCAACAGCAGCTATTTTCTCATTCTATTGGACGTGGGAATCCCTATTAGGGCCTGTATTATATTTAAATAGCCCTACAAAGTATACAGTCTCCATGGCTCTAAATATGTTCCTAAGTAATGAAACCGTATCAAACTGGGGTGCAATGTTTGCAATGTCAGTGGTTACCTTGATTCCTGTTTTCGTCGTTTTCTTCCTCTTCCAACGTCATGTTGTCGAAGGTATCAGTACGAGTGGGCTAAAGGGCTAA
- a CDS encoding YesL family protein → MDTSGFMESLNKLLEWISRLAFLNLLWISFSLLGLILFGFFPATAAMFAVVRQWMLGNDEMSIFKTFWTTYKREFLKSNILGVIIVAIGLILYIDFQFVLHSSNRFVSILYVPFFIITLIAISMLFYIIPIFVHYDMKISQVIKNSFFVMIMNPLSTLYMLIGSFGICFVLSYAPPICILYSGNLLALFIMKPATNAFEKINQKSKLLVN, encoded by the coding sequence ATGGACACTTCTGGATTTATGGAAAGTTTAAATAAATTGCTTGAATGGATTTCAAGACTAGCATTCTTAAATTTATTATGGATCTCATTTTCTCTTCTAGGTCTCATCTTGTTTGGATTTTTTCCTGCAACGGCGGCGATGTTTGCAGTTGTTCGACAATGGATGCTAGGTAATGATGAAATGTCTATTTTTAAGACTTTTTGGACTACATATAAGCGAGAATTTTTGAAGAGTAATATTCTTGGAGTTATTATTGTTGCCATTGGATTGATATTATACATTGACTTTCAATTTGTACTACATTCATCCAATCGTTTTGTTTCAATTCTATATGTACCGTTTTTTATCATCACTTTAATCGCTATTTCGATGTTATTTTATATCATCCCAATTTTTGTGCATTATGATATGAAAATTAGTCAGGTCATTAAAAATTCCTTTTTTGTAATGATTATGAATCCACTCTCCACCTTATATATGCTAATCGGAAGCTTTGGAATTTGTTTTGTACTTTCTTATGCACCGCCTATTTGTATACTTTATAGCGGAAATCTATTAGCACTATTTATTATGAAGCCCGCAACCAATGCCTTTGAAAAAATCAATCAAAAATCAAAGCTATTAGTAAATTAA
- a CDS encoding Gfo/Idh/MocA family oxidoreductase, with protein MKIGFIGTGFFAKKHASILGEMSGVEVTAFCGTSLEKAEGEARNCSNASGYTNVEEMLDKQKLDAVYICVPPMSHGSIEQTLIERGIPFFVEKPLGINDAPYEIAKKIEDQGLITSVGYHWRYLDLSKKALSLLQERQIGMALGYWMGDMPMVPWWRDVNKSGGQFVEQTTHIVDLLRFLCGEIKEVYAAFSSRMMADKVAGTTVSDVGSVTLKLNNGMIATISNTCILPESNKAGLDVYTNEGVIQISSNLLRDIRGKEMTEYRNQLDPYLIENKIFLDAVKAGDPTHILSSYKDAVKTHRVTLAAAHSAMTGEPVPLEMEE; from the coding sequence ATGAAAATTGGATTTATTGGAACTGGCTTTTTTGCAAAAAAGCATGCATCCATTTTAGGGGAAATGTCAGGGGTAGAAGTTACAGCTTTCTGTGGAACTAGTTTAGAAAAGGCTGAAGGTGAAGCAAGAAATTGCTCCAATGCTTCTGGCTATACAAACGTTGAGGAGATGTTAGATAAACAAAAACTAGATGCTGTCTATATTTGTGTACCGCCAATGTCTCATGGTTCAATAGAACAAACATTAATAGAAAGAGGAATTCCTTTTTTTGTGGAGAAACCGCTGGGAATAAATGATGCTCCATATGAAATTGCCAAAAAGATAGAAGATCAGGGTCTTATTACTTCTGTAGGTTACCACTGGCGTTATTTGGATCTTTCTAAAAAAGCTCTATCCCTTCTTCAGGAACGTCAAATAGGGATGGCCCTTGGTTATTGGATGGGGGATATGCCGATGGTTCCTTGGTGGAGAGACGTAAATAAATCAGGGGGACAATTTGTTGAACAGACTACACATATTGTCGACCTTTTACGTTTTCTCTGCGGAGAAATCAAAGAAGTTTATGCTGCCTTTAGCAGCAGGATGATGGCGGACAAAGTGGCGGGCACAACTGTTTCTGATGTAGGAAGTGTGACCTTAAAGCTGAATAATGGCATGATTGCAACGATTTCTAATACCTGCATTCTCCCTGAATCAAACAAGGCTGGGCTGGATGTATATACGAATGAAGGAGTCATTCAAATTAGTTCTAATCTATTAAGAGACATTCGGGGTAAGGAAATGACAGAATATAGGAATCAATTGGATCCTTACCTTATTGAGAATAAAATCTTCCTTGATGCCGTCAAAGCAGGGGATCCAACTCATATATTATCATCCTATAAGGATGCTGTGAAAACACATCGTGTAACACTTGCAGCAGCACATTCAGCCATGACTGGGGAACCAGTTCCCTTGGAGATGGAGGAATAA
- a CDS encoding alpha/beta hydrolase: MNIQHTTGKIPLWDNVKLVENEFNTDCPSIEPFLLDGDGTYPVMLIAPGGGYSHRAEHEAYPVAQWLNSIGISAIVLHYRVAPFSHPIPLVDAERALRMVRYHASEWKLDHNRIGILGFSAGGHLASTAGTHFDLGNSQAEDPIEGISSRPDVMVLCYPVITMGEYTHEGSRINLLGESTSLEMIQLLSSESQITKDTPPTFLWHTADDAAVDVENSLLFTSMLNRHKIPFELHVFESGRHGLGMAEEHPEAKAWPGLCEAWLRKRGF, from the coding sequence ATGAATATACAACATACAACAGGAAAGATACCATTATGGGACAATGTCAAACTAGTAGAAAATGAATTTAACACAGATTGTCCTAGTATCGAACCCTTTTTGCTTGATGGTGATGGGACGTATCCAGTCATGTTAATCGCTCCTGGAGGTGGATACTCTCACCGTGCAGAACATGAGGCATACCCAGTAGCACAGTGGCTAAATTCCATTGGCATTTCTGCAATCGTCCTCCATTATCGAGTAGCACCATTTAGTCATCCAATCCCATTAGTTGATGCCGAGAGAGCGCTTCGCATGGTAAGATATCATGCTTCTGAGTGGAAATTAGACCACAATCGTATTGGAATCCTTGGGTTTTCTGCAGGAGGTCATTTAGCTTCAACCGCTGGAACTCATTTTGACTTAGGAAATAGTCAGGCAGAAGATCCGATTGAAGGGATTAGCAGCCGTCCAGATGTCATGGTTCTTTGTTACCCAGTTATTACCATGGGTGAGTATACTCATGAAGGAAGCAGAATCAATTTATTAGGTGAAAGCACAAGTTTAGAAATGATTCAATTATTATCAAGTGAATCTCAAATTACAAAAGATACTCCACCGACCTTTCTCTGGCATACAGCTGATGACGCAGCGGTTGACGTAGAAAATAGTTTGCTTTTCACCTCTATGTTAAATAGGCATAAGATTCCCTTTGAACTTCATGTTTTTGAAAGTGGTCGACATGGATTAGGGATGGCTGAGGAACATCCTGAGGCAAAAGCTTGGCCAGGGTTATGTGAGGCATGGTTAAGAAAAAGAGGATTCTAG
- a CDS encoding glycoside hydrolase family 43 protein — protein sequence MLTKNDIRIRDPFILTDESKTYFLYGTTDQNVWEGQGVGFDAYKSSDLEHWEGPFPVFRPGEDFWGDQHFWAPEVYFYQNQYYMFASFKAEGKCRGTQLLVAGSPLGSFSPLSENPITPSDWECLDGTLFIDDKIKPWIIFCREWLQVHDGEMWAQRLSSDFKTVIGEPVLLFRASEADWTVPVRGEKDYITDGPYLYRSQQGDLQMLWSSRSQNGYAVGIARSTTGNILGPWIQNPEPLLDEDGGHAMLFQTFNDELKLAIHSPNRSPLERPVFLTVVEQNNHLVVIK from the coding sequence ATGCTCACTAAAAATGACATACGAATTCGTGACCCCTTTATCCTAACCGATGAGTCTAAAACCTATTTTCTTTATGGAACGACGGATCAAAATGTTTGGGAGGGGCAGGGGGTTGGCTTTGATGCCTACAAAAGCAGTGACTTAGAACATTGGGAAGGGCCATTTCCAGTCTTCCGGCCTGGTGAAGACTTTTGGGGTGATCAGCACTTTTGGGCACCAGAGGTTTACTTTTATCAAAATCAATATTATATGTTTGCTAGTTTTAAGGCTGAAGGGAAATGCCGAGGTACTCAACTCCTAGTTGCCGGAAGTCCATTAGGTTCGTTTTCTCCTTTGTCTGAAAATCCCATTACACCTAGTGATTGGGAATGTCTTGATGGAACATTGTTTATTGATGATAAGATTAAGCCTTGGATTATTTTTTGCCGCGAATGGCTTCAGGTTCATGACGGTGAAATGTGGGCCCAGCGGTTATCGTCTGATTTTAAAACAGTCATTGGAGAGCCTGTACTTCTATTTAGGGCCTCAGAAGCTGATTGGACGGTTCCTGTTAGAGGAGAAAAAGATTATATTACAGACGGTCCTTACCTTTATCGGTCTCAACAAGGGGACCTGCAAATGCTTTGGTCAAGTAGGAGTCAAAATGGATACGCTGTCGGTATAGCCCGGTCTACAACAGGCAATATACTTGGTCCATGGATTCAAAATCCTGAGCCTTTACTTGACGAGGACGGTGGGCATGCGATGCTGTTTCAAACTTTTAATGATGAGTTAAAGTTGGCGATACATTCACCTAATCGATCACCCTTAGAGCGCCCGGTTTTTTTAACAGTTGTAGAGCAAAATAATCACTTAGTAGTAATAAAGTAA
- a CDS encoding CAP domain-containing protein, with translation MIKKPLGLLLSGVLTLGLAACNNGNDAADEVRTSRIDRDQTTLNVGNGRDDGIDHNGPLTEDYTNNDNNDSDWDRNRNNNDDFVTNVNNDRQANRIQNRNVNNDRQANRIKNRNVNNDRQANRIQNRNVNRNNVNMNNNNDALNISADRTTLNSENYPHTKAILIQHAQYRYIPFGSVQWYQFGGQQGKTPTQQQQPTTQAPTQQQPAIPAPAPAPAAPAPKPAAPAPAAPAPAAPAPKPAAPAPAAPAPKPAAPAPATGNVSAYVQQVIDLTNAQRSKNGLPALKHDSQLSGVAQKKSVDMAQNNYFSHTSPTYGSPFDMMRDMGVSYKSAGENIAQGQRTPQEVVTAWMNSEGHRKNILSANFTHIGVGYEKSGNHWTQMFIGK, from the coding sequence TTGATAAAAAAGCCATTAGGCTTACTACTATCAGGGGTTTTAACATTAGGTCTAGCTGCATGTAACAATGGAAATGATGCAGCTGATGAAGTCCGTACAAGCAGGATAGATCGAGACCAAACCACTTTAAATGTTGGTAATGGTAGAGATGACGGGATTGACCATAATGGTCCACTAACCGAGGATTACACCAATAATGATAATAATGACAGCGATTGGGATCGAAATCGAAACAATAATGATGATTTTGTAACCAATGTAAACAATGATCGTCAGGCAAATCGAATTCAAAACAGAAATGTAAATAATGACCGTCAGGCGAATCGAATCAAAAACAGAAATGTAAATAATGATCGTCAGGCAAATCGAATCCAAAACAGAAATGTAAATCGCAATAACGTTAATATGAATAACAATAATGATGCATTGAATATCTCAGCAGACCGAACAACATTGAATAGTGAGAATTACCCTCATACAAAAGCGATATTAATTCAACATGCTCAGTATAGGTACATTCCATTCGGATCTGTTCAATGGTATCAATTTGGAGGTCAACAAGGAAAGACTCCAACACAGCAGCAACAACCAACAACACAAGCACCAACTCAACAACAACCAGCAATTCCAGCGCCAGCACCAGCACCTGCTGCACCGGCGCCAAAACCAGCAGCACCAGCACCTGCCGCTCCGGCACCTGCTGCTCCAGCGCCAAAACCAGCAGCACCAGCACCTGCCGCTCCGGCACCAAAACCAGCAGCACCGGCACCAGCAACTGGCAATGTTAGTGCATACGTTCAACAGGTGATTGATTTAACCAATGCACAGCGTAGTAAAAACGGTCTTCCGGCTTTAAAACACGATTCACAATTAAGCGGCGTTGCACAAAAGAAATCTGTGGACATGGCGCAAAACAATTATTTTTCACATACAAGCCCGACCTATGGTTCACCATTTGACATGATGAGGGACATGGGCGTGTCGTATAAGTCAGCAGGGGAAAATATTGCCCAAGGACAACGTACACCACAAGAGGTCGTAACCGCATGGATGAACAGTGAAGGACACAGGAAGAACATTTTAAGTGCTAACTTTACTCATATTGGAGTAGGTTACGAAAAGTCTGGCAACCATTGGACACAAATGTTTATTGGTAAGTAA